From Pirellulales bacterium, one genomic window encodes:
- a CDS encoding DUF4214 domain-containing protein: MPAGAEFQVNTYTAGNQYIPRVAMDPAGDSVVTWASFGQDGSGYGVYAQRYNAAGTAEGSEFRVNTHTAANQTFPSVAMDAAGDFVIAWASYNQDGSGYGIYAQRYNAAGAAQGGEFHVSTTTAGDQSFPTVAMDAAGDFVVAWDSDQGGSTYGIYAQRYNAAGAAEGSQFQVNTYNAGNTTFPTIGMDAAGDFVIAWNADGEDGSGYGIYAQRYNAAGTAQGSEFRVNTYTKGDQIYPTVGMDSAGDFVVGWESGGQDGSGYGIYAQRYNAAGAAQGSEFQVNTYTAGDQQQPSLAIDAHGDFLIAWESPQDGSPGSVYAQQYSAAGAPVGGEFKVNTYAAGAQKQPTVALDANGDAVIAWESDGAQDGSGYGIYAQRYTSQPTAVPDTFVLSQSATSNGSGPTSVLANDVPINNQPLTATLVTGTAHGQFTLNSDGSFSYTPNSTFQGSDSFAYQVSEGTRVGNKVADTLLSYNASLVDKLYHQVLHRSAEDAGLTYWTSLLNAGDSLDVVAEGIFNSPERLDPLITQYYEQYLLRGPDPGGLSFWVADWQATGDPANVQVGILDSQEFFNDAGDTNDGFVTLLYQRVLGRAPDAAGLGYWTGLLDSGMLTRSQVAAGFESSAEQHALVVDFLFGEYFLDVTPPDPTPYIDELNAGVTQTQVELNIINSPAYANNPPEPAAGTVGLALYEHVNY; encoded by the coding sequence GTGCCCGCGGGCGCCGAGTTTCAGGTCAACACCTATACCGCGGGCAATCAATACATACCAAGGGTGGCGATGGACCCCGCCGGCGATTCCGTGGTCACTTGGGCCAGTTTCGGCCAGGATGGCAGCGGCTACGGGGTCTACGCGCAACGGTACAACGCCGCGGGCACCGCGGAGGGAAGCGAGTTCCGCGTCAACACCCATACGGCGGCCAACCAAACGTTTCCCTCGGTGGCGATGGATGCGGCGGGCGACTTCGTGATTGCCTGGGCCAGCTATAACCAGGACGGCAGCGGCTACGGAATCTATGCCCAGCGGTACAACGCCGCCGGCGCGGCTCAAGGAGGCGAGTTCCACGTCAGCACCACCACCGCCGGCGACCAGTCGTTCCCCACCGTTGCAATGGATGCAGCCGGCGACTTCGTGGTCGCGTGGGACAGCGACCAGGGCGGCAGCACCTACGGGATCTATGCCCAGCGTTACAACGCGGCCGGCGCGGCCGAAGGGAGCCAATTCCAGGTCAACACCTACAACGCGGGTAACACGACGTTTCCCACGATCGGCATGGACGCGGCGGGCGACTTCGTGATCGCCTGGAACGCCGACGGCGAGGACGGCAGCGGCTACGGGATTTATGCCCAACGCTACAACGCCGCCGGCACGGCCCAGGGGAGCGAATTCCGGGTCAATACGTACACCAAGGGCGACCAGATCTATCCGACGGTAGGCATGGACAGTGCCGGCGACTTCGTGGTCGGGTGGGAGAGCGGCGGGCAGGACGGCAGCGGCTATGGGATTTATGCCCAACGCTACAACGCCGCCGGCGCGGCCCAAGGGAGCGAATTCCAGGTCAATACGTACACCGCCGGTGATCAACAACAGCCGTCGCTGGCGATCGACGCCCACGGCGACTTCCTGATTGCCTGGGAAAGCCCGCAGGACGGCAGCCCCGGCAGCGTCTATGCCCAGCAGTACTCCGCCGCCGGCGCTCCTGTGGGAGGCGAATTCAAGGTCAATACTTATGCCGCGGGCGCCCAGAAACAGCCCACTGTGGCGCTGGATGCGAACGGCGACGCGGTGATCGCATGGGAAAGCGACGGCGCGCAGGATGGCAGCGGCTACGGTATTTACGCTCAGCGGTACACCTCGCAGCCCACGGCCGTGCCCGACACATTCGTGCTCAGCCAGAGCGCGACGAGCAACGGCTCGGGGCCGACGAGTGTCTTGGCCAACGATGTACCGATCAACAATCAGCCGCTGACTGCGACGCTGGTCACGGGCACAGCCCACGGCCAGTTCACGCTGAATTCCGATGGCTCGTTCAGCTACACGCCGAACTCCACGTTCCAGGGCAGCGATAGCTTCGCGTATCAGGTGAGCGAGGGCACCCGAGTCGGCAACAAGGTCGCCGACACGCTCCTCTCATACAATGCCAGCCTGGTCGACAAGCTCTACCACCAAGTGCTTCATCGCTCGGCGGAAGACGCGGGCTTGACTTATTGGACCTCCCTGCTCAATGCCGGAGACAGCCTGGATGTCGTGGCTGAGGGCATCTTCAACAGTCCCGAACGGCTCGATCCATTGATCACGCAGTACTACGAGCAGTACTTGCTGCGCGGGCCCGATCCGGGCGGGCTGAGCTTCTGGGTCGCCGACTGGCAGGCCACCGGGGATCCCGCGAATGTCCAAGTGGGCATTCTCGATTCCCAGGAATTCTTCAATGACGCGGGAGACACCAACGACGGCTTCGTCACGTTACTCTACCAGCGGGTCCTGGGACGTGCGCCCGATGCCGCCGGATTGGGCTACTGGACTGGGCTTCTCGACTCCGGGATGCTGACGCGGTCCCAGGTCGCCGCCGGCTTCGAGTCGAGCGCAGAGCAGCACGCCCTGGTGGTCGACTTCCTGTTCGGCGAGTATTTCCTGGACGTGACACCCCCGGACCCGACGCCCTACATTGACGAGTTGAACGCCGGGGTAACGCAGACGCAGGTGGAACTGAACATCATCAACTCGCCGGCTTACGCCAACAACCCGCCCGAGCCGGCGGCGGGGACGGTCGGCCTCGCGCTGTATGAGCATGTTAACTATTGA
- a CDS encoding PIN domain-containing protein — MIPTFSSTGWTTASRPNRQKAQGLIARLVQPPVETVLLWQVAGELLNGLRKWESAGRITSADVEAHFRDAFALLPLKIPTAKMFEAGFDLHARFSLSHWDSMLLAACKEAGVTTLFSEDMDSGTDYDGLTIVNPFV; from the coding sequence TTGATACCAACGTTTTCATCTACGGGCTGGACGACAGCGAGCCGGCCAAACAGACAGAAAGCCCAAGGGCTGATCGCCCGGCTGGTTCAGCCGCCGGTGGAGACGGTGCTGCTGTGGCAGGTGGCCGGAGAGCTGTTGAACGGCTTGCGCAAGTGGGAGTCGGCGGGCCGGATCACGAGCGCCGACGTGGAGGCGCACTTTCGCGACGCTTTCGCGCTGCTCCCGCTTAAGATTCCGACGGCCAAGATGTTCGAGGCTGGCTTTGATTTGCACGCGCGTTTCAGTCTCTCCCATTGGGACAGCATGTTATTGGCCGCCTGCAAGGAAGCCGGGGTGACCACGCTTTTTTCGGAGGACATGGATTCGGGAACCGACTACGACGGATTGACCATCGTAAATCCGTTTGTTTGA